CCCTCCTATCTCAGGAGTCGATGAAACAAATGCTTATATTTCATGAAACGGATGATTCAGAGCGATTTTACGGTTTGGGTTTATACAAGTATACGTTTGAAAATGAAATAGCGGCGTATGGTCATCATAGTGGCATCCATGGGTATGAATCCGTGACGCTTTATTATCCCGATGATGAAATTTTTGCGACGGTCATCGTGAATCAGACGCCTGTAGGAGTTGTGTCACTTGCTCATCAGCTTTTTGTAAATAGATAAACGTCGAGGAAGAGAAGCCTTCTCCCTAAGGGTTCTCTTCCTGAGCTTTTTTAAGGTAGATCGTCATCCGCCTTTTTCTATGTTGCATTTAATTTACATAATATTATTATGGATTCCATATTGTCATTTAGCTATTTTTATTCTTTATTTGTTCCCGGATGTTTTCTAATTCCTCCAGAGATAACCTGTTCAAAGACTTTTTAATCTCATCTTCCAGCTTCTTTTTGTTTTTCTCCCGGTAGCTACCCCACCATTCCCGGAGGTTATCTGTATTCGTAAGAAGATATTCGATATCGATTTCTTCGATTTCATCATCTGATAAGTAGTGAAGAACGGCAGATAACATCTCTTCAAGCTTTTCAATCTCTTCATTTTTCTGGACGAGGACATCGTTGTTTTCATCCTTTTTCTTTGGCATATCAGGACCTCCTTGTAAGTGGATGGTCCTTTTAGTATTGCTATTGGTGGGTGAAGTTAAACTCAGGTAATTCACAACATTAAAAATTTCGGCATAACTGTCAGTTCCCTACTGATAAATAATGATGACTACCCTTGGCAATGCTTGGTTTCTCCCGTGAAAACGAGGATTACCCCCTTTTGTCTCAAGCCCTGTTCCTTTGTAAGGTTAAGCTACCTGGGAATACAAAGAACGGCGCGCCGGTCAAAAGGATACTGACTTGGAGAAATTTGAAGAGCTTCATATGCAATATGACAGGATGATTCACAAGATCATTCATTCTCTGCACATTTATAAAAACAAACCTGAATACTATCAAACCGGTCTCATCGCACTTTGGGAGGCACATCAAAAATTCGATCCGGAAAAAGGAGCATTTCCTGCTTATGCTTACTCATATGTTCGTGGCAGAATCCTTTCTCAATTGACAAGTGAAAGTCGAAATGAAGAGAAAAGTATTTTCAAAGAGACGGAGTTTTTTGACATGATCGAGGATGAACATATCAACGAAGGACTGGCGGAAGAATTACTGTTCAGTTATTGTGGGGACTTAACTTCGAATCAGAGAAAATGGGTCATGTATACTTGCCT
The DNA window shown above is from Rossellomorea vietnamensis and carries:
- a CDS encoding sigma-70 family RNA polymerase sigma factor, whose product is MEKFEELHMQYDRMIHKIIHSLHIYKNKPEYYQTGLIALWEAHQKFDPEKGAFPAYAYSYVRGRILSQLTSESRNEEKSIFKETEFFDMIEDEHINEGLAEELLFSYCGDLTSNQRKWVMYTCLHMLTVSEIAEVENVSISAVKKWRKGAKEKVRGILDING